A DNA window from Bradyrhizobium sp. CCBAU 53421 contains the following coding sequences:
- a CDS encoding efflux RND transporter periplasmic adaptor subunit: MSGLRAQSACIALMLAVTAPLLAGCDEPTTATAAVQAPEPDVSVVTVKQQARAMVRELPGRIAPTRVSEVRPRVSGIVVNRMFHQGSEVKTGDPLYQIDPRPFEVEVQSTEAALSRAKAVLEQTSLQARRIATLTHQRATSEAENEKAIANLKQAEADVQGREADVARAKLNLDYATIRAPIDGTIGAAVISEGALVVQNDSASLATIQQLDPIYADFQQSVTEMNQLRRAFESGDLDRIAPDAMKVRLVLDDGSIYPLPGKLLFSDAKVDAYTGQVTLRGEFPNPHRILLPGMYVRVQIEQGIDSDAIAVPQQAIQRNGGGGSEVFVVKDDNHVAVQPVRTGSLQGGQWFVTEGLKAGDKVVVEGFQKFAAGDKVRPLAWREIDAAAASDSQQTAHAVR, translated from the coding sequence ATGTCTGGACTTCGCGCGCAATCGGCATGCATTGCTCTGATGCTGGCCGTGACGGCGCCACTGCTTGCTGGCTGCGACGAGCCGACCACCGCAACCGCCGCCGTACAAGCACCCGAGCCGGACGTCAGTGTCGTCACCGTGAAGCAGCAGGCGCGCGCAATGGTGCGTGAGCTGCCGGGCCGCATCGCGCCGACCCGCGTCTCCGAGGTGCGCCCGCGCGTCTCGGGCATCGTCGTCAACCGCATGTTCCATCAGGGCAGCGAGGTGAAGACCGGCGATCCCCTGTACCAGATCGATCCGCGCCCGTTCGAAGTCGAAGTGCAGTCCACCGAGGCGGCGCTGTCACGCGCCAAGGCGGTGCTGGAGCAGACCTCGCTGCAGGCCCGTCGTATCGCGACCCTCACCCACCAGCGCGCGACCTCCGAGGCCGAGAACGAGAAGGCGATCGCCAACCTGAAGCAGGCCGAAGCCGACGTGCAGGGCCGCGAGGCCGACGTCGCGCGTGCCAAGCTCAACCTGGATTACGCGACGATCCGCGCGCCGATCGACGGCACCATCGGTGCCGCTGTCATCAGCGAGGGCGCGCTCGTCGTGCAGAACGACTCCGCGAGCCTTGCGACCATCCAGCAGCTCGATCCGATCTACGCCGACTTCCAGCAGTCGGTGACCGAGATGAACCAGCTCCGCCGCGCCTTCGAGAGCGGCGACCTCGACCGCATCGCGCCCGACGCGATGAAGGTGCGTCTCGTGCTCGACGATGGCTCGATCTATCCGTTGCCGGGCAAGCTGCTGTTCTCCGACGCCAAGGTCGACGCCTATACCGGGCAGGTGACCCTGCGCGGCGAGTTCCCGAACCCGCATCGCATCCTGCTGCCGGGCATGTATGTCCGCGTGCAGATCGAGCAGGGCATCGACAGTGATGCGATCGCGGTGCCGCAGCAGGCGATCCAGCGCAATGGCGGCGGCGGCAGCGAGGTGTTCGTCGTCAAGGACGACAATCACGTCGCGGTGCAGCCGGTGCGCACCGGCTCGCTGCAGGGCGGCCAGTGGTTCGTGACCGAAGGCCTCAAGGCCGGCGACAAGGTGGTCGTCGAGGGGTTCCAGAAATTCGCCGCCGGCGACAAGGTTCGGCCGCTGGCCTGGCGTGAGATCGACGCTGCTGCCGCATCGGATTCGCAGCAGACCGCGCACGCGGTGCGGTGA
- a CDS encoding multidrug efflux RND transporter permease subunit, protein MPSFFIDRPIFAWVVALFICLVGAISIPLLAVAQYPIIAPPSISISTSYPGASPENLYNSVTRLIEEELNGAANILNFESTSDSLGQVEIIANFKPGTDTSQASVEVQNRLKRVEARLPRAVIQQGILVEEASSAVLQIITLNSTDGSLDEVGLGDFMIRNVLGEVRRIPGVGRATLYSTERSLRIWIDPAKLVGFGLSADDVNRAITAQNAQVASGSIGAEPSTDTQKISAQVLVKGQLSSPDEFGAIILRANADGSTVRLRDVARIEIGGLSYQFNTRLNGKPTAGLSVLLSPKGNALATASAVEAKMKELSRFFPANISYEIPYNITPVVKASIEKVLMTLVEAVVLVFIVMFLFLQNIRYTIIPTIVVPVALLGACATLMVAGFSINMLTMFGMVLAVGILVDDAIVVVENVERIMAEEGLPPKEATKKAMSQITGAIIGITLVLMAVFVPMAFFPGSVGIIYRQFSVTMVAAIAFSALLALSLTPALCATLLKPVEKGHGHARKGVFGWFNRVLDSGRAGYVSTVQAGLKRTGRLMLIYLVLFAGVAYGFVRLPGGFLPVDDQGFITTDVQTPSESSYARTEAAVEQVEKYLKDRAGIENVTFLTGFSFLGQGMNTAQAFITLKDWSERGAKDSAAAIVADINRDLSSSIRDARISALQPPPIDNLGNSSGFSFRLQDRGQKGYAALIAASDRLIAEANASPVLQKVYVEGLPPAPQVNLMIDREKAGAFGLTFEDINNTISTNLGSNYINDFPNRGRMQRVIVQADKTSRMNADDILNYNVKNSRGQLVPFSAFATIEWSKGPTQIAGFNYYPAVRISGEAKPGFTSGDAIAEMERLADKLPRGFGYEWTGQSLQEKLSGSQAPFLLALSVLVVFLLLAALYESWTIPLAVLLTIPLGILGAVVAATMRGLSNDVYFTVGLITIIGLAAKDAILIIEFAKDLRAQGKPLVEATIEACSLRFRPILMTGLAFVCGVLPMAIATGAGGASQQALGTSVMGGMIAVVILALLLVPVFFVSVQRVLAGDREKVEKPEVYGPPAPARISH, encoded by the coding sequence ATGCCGAGCTTCTTCATCGACAGGCCGATCTTCGCCTGGGTCGTCGCGCTGTTCATCTGTCTCGTCGGCGCGATCTCGATTCCGCTGCTCGCGGTCGCGCAGTACCCGATCATCGCGCCGCCCTCGATCTCGATCTCGACGAGCTATCCCGGCGCTTCGCCCGAGAACCTCTATAACAGCGTCACGCGGCTGATCGAGGAGGAGCTCAACGGCGCCGCCAACATCCTGAACTTCGAATCGACCTCCGACTCGCTCGGCCAAGTCGAGATCATAGCCAACTTCAAGCCCGGCACCGACACCAGCCAGGCCTCGGTCGAGGTGCAGAACCGCCTCAAGCGCGTCGAGGCGCGGCTGCCGCGCGCCGTGATCCAGCAGGGCATCCTGGTCGAGGAAGCTTCCTCCGCGGTGCTGCAGATCATCACGCTGAACTCGACCGACGGCTCGCTGGATGAAGTGGGCCTCGGCGACTTCATGATCCGCAACGTGCTGGGCGAAGTACGCCGCATCCCCGGCGTCGGCCGCGCCACGCTGTATTCGACCGAACGTTCGCTGCGCATCTGGATCGATCCGGCCAAGCTGGTCGGCTTCGGCCTGTCGGCCGACGACGTCAACCGGGCGATCACGGCGCAGAACGCCCAGGTCGCCTCCGGCAGCATCGGCGCCGAGCCGAGCACCGACACGCAGAAGATCTCCGCGCAGGTGCTCGTGAAGGGCCAGCTGTCCTCGCCGGACGAGTTCGGCGCGATCATCCTGCGCGCCAATGCCGACGGCTCGACGGTTCGTCTGCGCGACGTCGCGCGGATCGAGATCGGCGGCCTCAGCTACCAGTTCAACACGCGCCTGAACGGCAAGCCGACCGCCGGCCTCTCGGTGCTGCTGTCGCCGAAGGGCAATGCGCTGGCGACCGCGAGCGCGGTCGAAGCCAAGATGAAGGAGCTGTCGCGCTTCTTCCCGGCCAATATCTCCTACGAGATTCCTTACAACATCACGCCCGTCGTCAAGGCCTCGATCGAGAAGGTCCTGATGACGCTGGTCGAGGCGGTGGTGCTGGTGTTCATCGTGATGTTCCTGTTCCTGCAGAACATCCGCTACACCATCATTCCGACCATCGTGGTTCCGGTGGCGCTGCTCGGCGCCTGCGCCACGCTGATGGTCGCGGGCTTCTCGATCAACATGCTGACCATGTTCGGCATGGTGCTGGCGGTCGGCATCCTGGTCGACGATGCCATCGTCGTGGTCGAGAACGTCGAGCGCATCATGGCCGAAGAGGGCCTGCCGCCGAAGGAAGCCACCAAGAAGGCGATGTCGCAGATCACTGGCGCCATCATCGGCATCACGCTGGTGCTGATGGCGGTGTTCGTGCCGATGGCGTTCTTCCCCGGCTCGGTCGGCATCATCTACCGCCAGTTCTCGGTCACCATGGTGGCGGCGATCGCGTTCTCGGCGCTGCTCGCGCTGTCGCTGACGCCGGCGCTCTGCGCGACGCTGCTCAAGCCGGTCGAGAAGGGCCACGGCCATGCCCGCAAGGGCGTGTTCGGCTGGTTCAACCGCGTGCTCGACTCTGGCCGCGCCGGCTATGTCAGCACGGTGCAGGCCGGGCTGAAGCGCACCGGCCGCCTGATGCTGATCTATCTCGTGCTGTTCGCGGGCGTCGCCTACGGCTTCGTGCGGCTGCCCGGCGGCTTCCTGCCGGTCGACGACCAGGGCTTCATCACGACCGACGTGCAGACGCCGTCGGAGTCGTCCTATGCGCGCACCGAGGCCGCGGTCGAGCAGGTCGAGAAGTACCTGAAGGATCGCGCCGGTATCGAGAACGTCACGTTCCTCACCGGCTTCAGCTTCCTCGGCCAGGGCATGAACACCGCGCAGGCGTTCATCACGCTGAAGGACTGGTCGGAGCGCGGCGCGAAGGATTCGGCCGCCGCCATCGTCGCGGACATCAACCGCGACCTGTCGTCGTCGATCCGTGACGCCAGGATCTCGGCGTTGCAGCCGCCGCCGATCGACAACCTTGGCAACTCCTCGGGCTTCTCGTTCCGCCTGCAGGACCGCGGCCAGAAGGGCTATGCGGCGCTGATCGCGGCGTCCGACCGCCTGATCGCCGAGGCCAATGCCAGTCCCGTGTTGCAGAAGGTCTATGTCGAAGGCCTGCCGCCGGCGCCGCAGGTCAATCTGATGATCGACCGCGAGAAGGCGGGCGCGTTCGGCCTCACCTTCGAGGACATCAACAACACGATCTCGACCAATCTCGGCTCGAACTACATCAACGACTTCCCGAACCGCGGGCGGATGCAGCGCGTCATCGTGCAGGCCGACAAGACCAGCCGCATGAACGCGGACGACATCCTCAATTACAACGTCAAGAACAGCCGCGGCCAGCTGGTGCCGTTCTCGGCCTTCGCTACCATCGAATGGTCGAAGGGGCCGACGCAAATCGCGGGCTTCAACTACTATCCGGCGGTGCGTATCTCCGGTGAGGCGAAGCCGGGCTTCACTTCGGGCGATGCGATCGCCGAGATGGAGCGGCTCGCCGACAAGCTGCCGCGCGGCTTCGGCTATGAGTGGACCGGCCAGTCGCTGCAGGAGAAGCTGTCGGGTTCGCAGGCGCCGTTCCTGCTCGCGCTGTCGGTGCTGGTGGTGTTCCTCTTGCTCGCGGCGCTCTATGAGAGCTGGACCATTCCGCTCGCGGTGCTGCTCACCATTCCGCTCGGCATTCTCGGCGCCGTGGTGGCGGCGACGATGCGCGGCCTATCCAATGACGTCTATTTCACCGTCGGCCTGATCACCATCATCGGCCTTGCCGCCAAGGACGCGATCCTGATCATCGAGTTCGCCAAGGATTTGCGCGCGCAGGGCAAGCCGCTGGTCGAGGCGACCATCGAGGCGTGCAGCCTCCGATTCCGCCCGATCCTGATGACCGGTCTCGCCTTCGTCTGCGGCGTGCTGCCGATGGCGATCGCGACCGGCGCCGGCGGCGCCAGCCAGCAGGCGCTCGGCACGAGCGTGATGGGCGGCATGATCGCCGTCGTGATCCTCGCGCTGCTGCTGGTGCCGGTGTTCTTCGTCAGCGTGCAGCGCGTGCTGGCGGGTGACCGGGAGAAGGTCGAGAAGCCGGAAGTTTACGGCCCGCCTGCGCCGGCGAGGATCAGTCACTGA
- a CDS encoding AAA family ATPase yields MRPTDIAISNYRSIRRLYMPIQPLSVFVGENGVGKSNLYKSLSLLRDAATGRITRTIADEGGLNSVCWSGLRKRGEDGRLRLAVRFEHVNYAIELGHPGPVEAAFPGEPMIKSERIETIHGKRKVLMMERTNSHVSVRGESGAWSEHKNAVLPSETALADFLDGQTCPEVGLIRNALQSWRFYHDFRTDPASPIRKPCLAITTPSLSADGSDLAAALATLSAIRQDAADLQDAIEDAFPGAELRAWEENGRCEFELQQADMPRAFKAHELSDGTLKYICLLAVFMGYRLPPFIALNEPETSLHPSLLAPLARLIAKASRRADVWIVTHSEQLMAALRTESSVPLRRVIKAKGATAIEGLTLGGEFRDGEDDEDDDDDD; encoded by the coding sequence ATGCGGCCGACCGATATTGCGATCTCGAATTATCGCTCCATTCGGCGGCTCTATATGCCCATTCAACCGCTGTCCGTCTTCGTCGGCGAGAACGGCGTCGGCAAATCCAATCTCTACAAGTCCCTGTCGCTGCTGCGCGACGCGGCGACGGGCCGGATCACGCGCACGATCGCCGACGAGGGTGGATTGAACTCGGTCTGCTGGTCGGGGCTTCGCAAGCGCGGCGAGGATGGACGGCTGCGGCTGGCGGTCAGGTTCGAACACGTCAATTACGCGATCGAGCTCGGACATCCCGGCCCGGTCGAGGCGGCGTTTCCCGGCGAGCCGATGATCAAGTCCGAACGTATCGAGACGATCCACGGCAAGCGCAAAGTCCTGATGATGGAGCGGACCAATTCACACGTCAGCGTCCGCGGCGAGAGCGGCGCCTGGAGCGAGCACAAGAATGCGGTGCTGCCGTCGGAAACCGCGCTCGCCGATTTCCTCGACGGCCAGACATGTCCCGAAGTCGGCCTGATCAGGAACGCGTTGCAGAGCTGGCGCTTCTATCACGATTTTCGCACCGATCCGGCGTCACCGATCCGCAAGCCTTGTCTTGCGATCACGACGCCGTCGCTGAGCGCTGATGGCAGCGATCTGGCCGCCGCTTTGGCAACGCTCAGCGCGATCAGGCAGGATGCGGCCGATCTGCAGGATGCGATCGAGGATGCATTCCCGGGTGCCGAGCTCCGGGCATGGGAAGAAAACGGGCGGTGCGAGTTCGAGCTGCAGCAGGCGGACATGCCGCGTGCGTTCAAGGCGCACGAGCTATCCGACGGCACGCTGAAATATATCTGCCTGCTCGCCGTGTTCATGGGCTATCGGCTGCCGCCGTTCATCGCGCTGAACGAACCCGAGACCAGCCTGCATCCGTCGCTGCTGGCGCCGTTGGCCCGGCTGATCGCCAAGGCGTCGCGCCGCGCCGACGTCTGGATCGTCACCCATTCGGAGCAGCTGATGGCGGCGTTGCGAACCGAGAGCTCGGTGCCGCTGCGCCGGGTGATCAAGGCGAAGGGCGCGACGGCCATCGAGGGCCTGACGCTCGGCGGTGAATTCCGTGATGGCGAGGACGACGAAGATGATGACGACGACGATTAG
- a CDS encoding inositol monophosphatase family protein produces the protein MLYSALINVMVKAARRAGRSLKRDLGEIEHLQVSLKGPANFVSLADKRAEEMLYTDLEKARPGYGFLGEEGGKREGSDKTHTWIVDPLDGTTNFLHGIPQFAISIGLLREDTVIAGVIYNPANDELYIAERGKGAFLNDQRLRVAGRRQLNECVVACGLPHIGRGNHQLALQEMAALQSKVAGFRRFGAASLDLAFVAAGRLDGYWERNLQAWDVAAGLLMVREAGGTVSGIQGNDDPLQTGHVVCGNEFVHGELIKILKPLGQ, from the coding sequence ATGCTCTACTCCGCCCTCATCAATGTCATGGTCAAGGCCGCGCGGCGCGCCGGCCGCAGCCTCAAGCGCGACCTCGGCGAGATCGAGCACCTCCAGGTGTCGCTGAAGGGGCCGGCGAACTTCGTCTCGCTCGCCGACAAGCGCGCCGAGGAGATGCTCTACACCGACCTCGAGAAGGCCCGGCCCGGTTACGGGTTCCTCGGCGAGGAAGGCGGCAAGCGCGAAGGCTCTGACAAGACCCACACCTGGATCGTCGATCCCTTGGACGGCACCACCAATTTCCTGCACGGCATCCCGCAATTCGCGATCTCGATCGGACTCTTGCGCGAGGACACCGTGATCGCGGGCGTGATCTACAATCCCGCCAATGACGAGCTCTACATCGCCGAGCGCGGCAAGGGCGCGTTCCTCAACGACCAGCGGCTGCGCGTCGCCGGCCGCCGCCAGCTCAACGAATGCGTGGTCGCCTGCGGCCTGCCGCATATCGGCCGCGGCAACCACCAACTGGCGCTGCAGGAGATGGCCGCGCTGCAGAGCAAGGTCGCGGGCTTCCGCCGCTTCGGCGCCGCCTCGCTCGATCTCGCCTTCGTCGCCGCCGGCCGGCTCGACGGCTATTGGGAGCGCAACCTGCAGGCCTGGGACGTCGCGGCCGGCTTGCTCATGGTCCGCGAAGCCGGCGGCACCGTCTCCGGCATCCAGGGCAACGACGACCCGCTGCAGACCGGTCATGTCGTCTGCGGCAACGAGTTCGTGCACGGCGAGCTGATCAAGATCCTGAAGCCGCTCGGGCAATAG
- a CDS encoding tetratricopeptide repeat protein has protein sequence MKCLRPIGVALGCTMLASGAMAQLSITPPAQTPPAKKEAPKPKVHSPVAKKPTPKPAASATPKPAASPTPSPTPTPDDPNVDLVYGAYQRGMYKTAFDLAIARAQNNNDAKAMTMLGELYANGLGVKRDYAKADDWYKRASDAGDREAMFALAMMKIAGRGGAVDKDGAVKLLASSAKLGEPKAAYNLALLYLDGQTLPQDLKRSAELLRMAADAGSPEAQYALATFYKEGTGVPKDLEKASRLLQAASLADNVDAEVEYAIALYNGAGTPRNVPAAVALLRKAARQNSPIAQNRLAHVLATGAGAPVDKVEALKWHTVAKTAGKGDPDLDDILADMSPEDRAKGEAAVRKWIGNNVK, from the coding sequence ATGAAATGCCTGCGTCCGATAGGTGTTGCGCTCGGCTGCACGATGCTGGCGAGCGGCGCGATGGCGCAGCTCTCGATCACGCCGCCGGCACAGACGCCGCCTGCGAAGAAGGAGGCGCCGAAGCCGAAGGTGCATTCGCCGGTCGCGAAGAAGCCGACGCCCAAGCCCGCTGCCTCGGCGACGCCGAAGCCTGCCGCATCTCCGACGCCCTCGCCGACCCCGACGCCTGATGATCCCAATGTCGATCTCGTCTACGGCGCCTATCAGCGCGGCATGTACAAGACCGCGTTCGACCTCGCGATCGCGCGCGCGCAGAACAACAACGATGCCAAGGCGATGACGATGCTGGGCGAGCTCTATGCCAACGGGCTCGGGGTCAAGCGCGACTACGCCAAGGCCGACGACTGGTACAAGCGTGCGTCCGATGCCGGCGACCGCGAGGCGATGTTCGCGCTGGCGATGATGAAGATCGCGGGCCGCGGCGGCGCGGTGGACAAGGACGGCGCGGTCAAGCTGCTGGCCTCGTCGGCCAAGCTCGGCGAACCCAAGGCGGCCTATAACCTCGCGCTGCTCTATCTCGACGGCCAGACCCTGCCGCAGGACCTCAAGCGCTCCGCCGAGCTGTTGCGGATGGCCGCGGACGCCGGCAGCCCGGAGGCGCAATACGCGCTCGCGACCTTCTACAAGGAAGGCACCGGCGTGCCGAAGGACCTCGAAAAGGCCTCCCGGCTGCTGCAGGCCGCCTCGCTGGCCGACAATGTCGATGCCGAGGTCGAATATGCCATCGCGCTCTATAACGGCGCCGGCACGCCGCGGAACGTGCCGGCGGCGGTGGCGCTGCTGCGCAAGGCGGCCCGGCAGAACAGCCCGATCGCGCAAAACCGCCTCGCCCATGTGCTGGCGACCGGCGCCGGCGCCCCGGTCGACAAGGTCGAGGCGCTGAAATGGCACACCGTCGCCAAGACCGCCGGCAAGGGCGACCCCGATCTCGACGACATCCTCGCCGATATGAGCCCGGAAGACCGCGCCAAGGGCGAGGCAGCCGTGCGGAAATGGATCGGAAACAACGTCAAATGA
- a CDS encoding thiamine phosphate synthase — protein MATKPVPPRPAPRLYLATPPVDEPARLAAELADLLAAADVAAVLVRLRESDPRSMISTIKALAPAIQNAGAALLIDGHPDIVARAGADGAHLTGIAAMAEAMPSLKPDRIAGVGGLATRHDSMAAGEAGADYVLFGEPDAKGARPSLEAIAERLEWWDELFEPPCVGFATSREEAEAFAAAGADFVLVGDFIWSDPRGAKQALVEIGEAIAHAGKAKAEG, from the coding sequence TTGGCCACCAAGCCCGTTCCGCCGCGGCCGGCGCCGCGCCTCTATCTGGCAACTCCACCGGTCGACGAGCCCGCGCGGCTTGCGGCCGAGCTTGCCGATCTGCTTGCCGCGGCCGACGTCGCGGCCGTTCTGGTGCGGCTGCGCGAGAGCGATCCGCGCAGCATGATCTCCACCATCAAGGCGCTGGCACCCGCGATCCAGAACGCGGGCGCGGCGCTGCTGATCGACGGCCATCCCGACATCGTGGCCCGCGCCGGCGCCGACGGCGCACACCTGACCGGCATCGCCGCGATGGCAGAGGCGATGCCTTCGCTGAAGCCCGACCGCATCGCAGGCGTCGGCGGCCTGGCGACACGCCACGATTCGATGGCCGCGGGCGAAGCCGGCGCCGACTATGTGCTGTTCGGCGAGCCCGACGCCAAGGGAGCGCGGCCCTCGCTCGAGGCGATCGCCGAGCGGCTGGAATGGTGGGACGAATTGTTCGAGCCGCCCTGCGTCGGCTTTGCGACCTCGCGCGAGGAAGCCGAGGCGTTCGCCGCGGCCGGCGCGGATTTCGTGCTGGTCGGAGATTTCATCTGGTCCGATCCGCGCGGTGCTAAGCAGGCGCTCGTCGAGATCGGCGAAGCGATTGCGCATGCCGGCAAGGCCAAGGCCGAGGGATGA
- a CDS encoding class I fructose-bisphosphate aldolase, whose product MNLADLNKVALAMVTPGKGILAADESSGTIKKRFDAIKVDSTEDNRRDYREMLFRSQEAMSKYISGVILYDETIWQNAKDGTPLVKLIEQAGSIPGIKVDEGTQALPNCPGELVTVGLDKLAERLKKYYERGARFAKWRAVIDIGPRIPTQTAVRVNAHALARYAALCQAAQIVPIVEPEVLMDGDHDIDRCYEVTQRVLNRTFQELRVQRVALEGMILKPNMAISGKKCPKQASVQEVAEKTIRLLKSCVPAAVPGIAFLSGGQSDEEATAHLDAMNKIGHLPWRLTFSYGRALQAAPQKAWSGKPDNVPAGQRAFSHRARMNGLASTGNWEAGLEKQAA is encoded by the coding sequence ATGAACCTCGCTGACCTCAACAAAGTTGCGCTTGCCATGGTCACCCCGGGCAAGGGCATCCTCGCCGCCGACGAATCCTCCGGCACGATCAAGAAGCGTTTCGACGCCATCAAGGTCGATTCGACCGAAGACAATCGCCGCGACTATCGCGAGATGCTGTTCCGCTCGCAGGAGGCGATGAGCAAGTACATCTCCGGCGTCATCCTCTACGACGAGACGATCTGGCAGAATGCCAAGGACGGTACGCCGCTGGTCAAGCTGATCGAGCAGGCCGGCAGCATCCCCGGCATCAAGGTCGACGAGGGCACCCAGGCGCTGCCGAACTGCCCGGGCGAACTCGTCACCGTCGGCCTCGACAAGCTCGCCGAGCGGCTGAAGAAATATTACGAGCGCGGTGCGCGCTTTGCGAAGTGGCGCGCGGTGATCGATATCGGGCCGCGAATCCCGACCCAGACCGCGGTCCGCGTCAACGCCCATGCGCTGGCGCGCTACGCCGCGTTGTGCCAGGCCGCGCAGATCGTGCCGATCGTCGAACCGGAAGTGCTGATGGACGGCGATCACGACATCGACCGCTGCTATGAGGTGACGCAGCGCGTGCTGAACCGCACCTTCCAGGAGTTGCGGGTGCAGCGCGTCGCGCTGGAAGGCATGATCCTGAAGCCGAACATGGCCATATCAGGCAAGAAATGCCCGAAGCAGGCGTCGGTCCAGGAAGTCGCCGAGAAGACCATCCGCCTGCTCAAGAGCTGCGTGCCGGCCGCGGTGCCCGGCATCGCCTTCCTCTCCGGCGGACAGAGCGACGAGGAGGCGACCGCGCATCTCGATGCCATGAACAAGATCGGTCACCTGCCCTGGCGGCTGACCTTCTCCTATGGCCGCGCGCTGCAGGCCGCGCCGCAGAAGGCATGGTCCGGCAAGCCCGACAACGTCCCCGCGGGCCAGCGCGCCTTCTCGCATCGCGCCCGGATGAACGGGCTCGCGAGCACCGGCAATTGGGAAGCCGGCCTCGAAAAACAGGCGGCATAG
- the fba gene encoding class II fructose-bisphosphate aldolase (catalyzes the reversible aldol condensation of dihydroxyacetonephosphate and glyceraldehyde 3-phosphate in the Calvin cycle, glycolysis, and/or gluconeogenesis), with translation MARITLRQLLDHAAEHDYGVPAFNINNMEQALSIMAAASEVDAPVIIQASRGARSYANDVMLKHMMDAVTEIYPQIPVCVHLDHGNEPATCMTAIQAGFTSVMMDGSLKADGKTPGDWDYNVGVTRTVTGMAHLGGISVEGELGVLGSLETGMGDKEDGHGAEGKLSHDQLLTNPDEAVKFVKETRVDALAIAMGTSHGAYKFTRKPDGDILAMNVIEEIHRKLPNTHLVMHGSSSVPQELQEIINANGGKMKPTWGVPVAEIQRGIKNGVRKINIDTDNRMAMTGQIRKVLKDNPEEFDPRKYLKPAMDAMTKLCKQRLQEFNTAGQASKIKKVLTTAEMAKRYAAGELDPKVA, from the coding sequence ATGGCTCGCATCACGTTGCGGCAACTGCTCGACCACGCGGCCGAGCATGATTACGGCGTACCTGCCTTCAACATCAACAACATGGAGCAGGCGCTGTCGATCATGGCGGCGGCCTCCGAGGTCGATGCGCCCGTCATCATCCAGGCCTCGCGCGGCGCGCGGTCCTACGCCAACGACGTCATGCTCAAGCACATGATGGACGCCGTCACCGAGATCTACCCGCAGATCCCGGTCTGCGTGCATCTCGACCACGGCAACGAACCCGCGACCTGCATGACCGCGATCCAGGCCGGCTTCACCTCGGTCATGATGGACGGCTCGCTGAAGGCCGACGGCAAGACCCCCGGCGACTGGGACTACAATGTCGGCGTCACCAGGACCGTGACCGGCATGGCCCATCTCGGCGGCATCTCGGTGGAAGGCGAGCTCGGCGTGCTCGGCTCGCTCGAGACCGGCATGGGCGACAAGGAAGACGGCCATGGCGCCGAGGGCAAGCTGTCGCATGACCAGCTGCTGACCAATCCGGATGAAGCCGTAAAGTTCGTCAAGGAGACCAGGGTCGACGCGCTCGCGATCGCGATGGGCACCTCGCACGGTGCCTACAAGTTCACCCGCAAGCCGGACGGCGACATCCTCGCCATGAACGTGATCGAGGAGATCCATCGCAAGCTGCCGAACACGCATCTCGTGATGCACGGCTCCTCGTCGGTGCCGCAGGAGCTGCAGGAGATCATCAACGCCAATGGCGGTAAGATGAAGCCGACCTGGGGCGTGCCGGTCGCCGAGATCCAGCGCGGCATCAAGAACGGCGTGCGCAAGATCAACATCGACACCGACAACCGGATGGCGATGACCGGTCAGATCCGCAAGGTGCTGAAGGACAATCCGGAAGAGTTCGATCCGCGCAAGTACCTGAAGCCCGCAATGGACGCGATGACCAAGCTGTGCAAACAGCGCCTGCAGGAATTCAACACCGCGGGCCAGGCCAGCAAGATCAAGAAGGTGCTGACCACGGCCGAAATGGCCAAGCGCTACGCCGCGGGCGAGCTCGACCCCAAGGTTGCCTGA